In a genomic window of Roseiflexus castenholzii DSM 13941:
- a CDS encoding zinc-binding dehydrogenase — protein sequence METTRAIVITAPQHLELRNVALTDAGPEEVVVQTAFTSVSAGTERMLLAGRMPHPMLQFPVVPGYETVGRVVGRGAAVPAEYEGRWVYVGGARCFRDVNPAWGGQSAILLVDYRRVVPLDGVSPDHGVLLALAATALHGVDLIAGANHDLTGRRILVLGQGPVGQFAARIARARGAWVAVGDRIASRLERSVADLRIDVTTDSLVAAVPQPVDTIIEATGSMAALNDALPLLANDGTLLLLGYYDELRLPYMPLFLKQARLLTAKEWAAGDLQRSRDLLASGMLDAAALITHRMPVAQFEAAYATALNDPECLKLVIEWDVSG from the coding sequence ATGGAGACGACACGCGCCATCGTCATCACGGCGCCACAGCATCTGGAGTTGCGCAACGTGGCGCTGACAGACGCAGGACCTGAGGAGGTCGTGGTGCAAACCGCGTTTACCTCGGTCAGCGCCGGAACAGAGCGCATGTTGCTGGCGGGACGAATGCCACACCCAATGTTGCAGTTTCCGGTGGTGCCGGGGTACGAAACGGTCGGTCGGGTCGTTGGACGGGGCGCAGCGGTTCCGGCAGAATACGAGGGGCGCTGGGTGTATGTCGGCGGGGCGCGCTGCTTCCGTGATGTCAACCCGGCGTGGGGTGGCCAATCGGCGATCCTGCTGGTCGATTACCGCCGGGTGGTTCCGCTCGATGGCGTCTCGCCGGATCACGGCGTGCTATTGGCGCTGGCGGCAACTGCGCTGCACGGCGTCGATCTGATTGCCGGCGCCAACCATGATCTGACCGGTCGACGGATACTGGTGCTGGGGCAGGGTCCGGTGGGACAGTTTGCGGCGCGGATTGCGCGGGCACGTGGCGCATGGGTGGCTGTCGGCGACCGGATTGCCAGTCGCCTTGAACGGAGTGTAGCGGACCTGCGCATTGACGTTACGACCGACTCGCTCGTAGCGGCAGTGCCGCAACCGGTCGATACAATTATCGAGGCAACCGGATCGATGGCAGCGTTGAACGATGCGCTGCCACTTCTTGCGAACGATGGCACACTGCTGTTACTCGGATACTACGACGAACTGCGCCTGCCGTATATGCCGTTGTTCCTCAAACAGGCGCGATTGCTGACTGCGAAGGAATGGGCGGCGGGCGATCTCCAACGGAGCCGTGATCTGCTGGCGAGCGGTATGCTCGACGCTGCGGCGCTGATCACGCATCGCATGCCGGTAGCGCAGTTCGAGGCAGCGTATGCCACAGCGCTGAACGACCCGGAGTGCTTGAAACTGGTGATCGAGTGGGATGTTTCAGGCTGA
- a CDS encoding photosynthetic reaction center cytochrome c subunit family protein: MIQQPPTLFPEITNTVRGRFYIVAGIISVVMAVASIAIFWWIFYTITPAPAPPLQNPIYVNYTQEPTDYISAESLAAMNAYIQANPQPQAVQVLKGMTTAQISAYMVAQVSGGLKVDCSYCHNIANFAQQDGYPNAAKKVTARKMMLMSADLNQNYTAKLPASVGGYQITCATCHNGKAAGLEPYPIEIMNTLPNDWRLPLELDYPGGLVVTGRKDVSNHEVEQNQFAMYHMNVSMGQGCTFCHNARYFPSYEIAQKNHSIIMLQMTKHIQETYVAPGGRIADGIMAGKSPSCWLCHQGANIPPGAAKPGQVPAVLSSTP, translated from the coding sequence ATGATCCAGCAGCCTCCAACGCTCTTTCCGGAAATCACGAATACCGTCCGCGGCAGGTTCTACATCGTGGCCGGAATCATCTCGGTCGTTATGGCCGTGGCGAGTATCGCGATTTTCTGGTGGATTTTTTACACCATTACCCCGGCGCCTGCGCCGCCGCTCCAGAACCCGATCTACGTCAATTACACGCAGGAGCCGACGGATTATATCAGCGCCGAGTCGCTTGCGGCGATGAATGCGTATATTCAAGCCAATCCGCAGCCGCAGGCGGTGCAGGTGCTGAAGGGGATGACGACCGCGCAGATCTCGGCGTATATGGTGGCGCAGGTCTCCGGCGGTTTGAAGGTCGATTGCAGCTACTGCCATAATATCGCCAACTTCGCTCAGCAGGACGGCTATCCGAATGCGGCGAAGAAGGTGACGGCGCGCAAGATGATGCTGATGTCGGCTGACCTGAACCAGAACTATACCGCCAAACTGCCGGCTTCGGTCGGCGGTTATCAGATCACCTGCGCGACCTGCCACAACGGGAAGGCGGCAGGGTTGGAGCCGTATCCGATCGAGATTATGAATACCCTGCCGAATGACTGGCGATTGCCTCTCGAACTCGATTACCCCGGCGGTCTGGTCGTCACCGGTCGGAAGGATGTGTCGAACCACGAGGTGGAACAGAATCAGTTCGCAATGTATCACATGAATGTCAGTATGGGGCAGGGATGCACCTTCTGCCATAATGCGCGCTACTTCCCCAGCTATGAGATCGCGCAGAAGAACCATTCGATCATCATGCTCCAGATGACGAAGCACATTCAGGAGACGTATGTCGCGCCAGGTGGACGGATCGCCGATGGCATCATGGCCGGTAAAAGCCCATCGTGCTGGCTCTGCCACCAGGGCGCCAATATTCCGCCGGGCGCCGCCAAGCCGGGACAGGTGCCCGCCGTGCTGTCGAGCACGCCGTAG
- the bchF gene encoding 2-vinyl bacteriochlorophyllide hydratase has product MSTYTPEQLARRDASVWTKVQAVLAPIQFLAFLISFGLVIRYLATGEGYLTATVSVWIKIALLWAITITGMIWEKEIFGRWFMAPEFFWEDAGNALAMVMHNLYFLAVWLHWSPDAIMTLMLVAYCTYLINCAQFVYRGIQTGRQRRMARSSRQTEAAVR; this is encoded by the coding sequence ATGTCAACCTACACGCCTGAACAGCTTGCCCGCCGTGATGCGAGCGTCTGGACGAAAGTTCAGGCAGTGCTGGCGCCGATCCAGTTTCTCGCCTTTCTGATCAGTTTTGGATTGGTGATCCGCTACCTGGCGACGGGTGAAGGCTACCTGACGGCAACCGTCAGTGTGTGGATCAAGATTGCGCTCCTGTGGGCGATTACGATCACCGGCATGATCTGGGAGAAGGAGATTTTCGGGCGCTGGTTCATGGCGCCGGAGTTCTTCTGGGAAGATGCCGGGAATGCGCTGGCAATGGTTATGCACAACCTGTATTTTCTCGCCGTCTGGTTGCACTGGTCGCCCGATGCGATCATGACGCTGATGCTGGTGGCATACTGCACGTACCTGATCAACTGTGCGCAGTTTGTCTATCGCGGCATTCAGACCGGTCGGCAGCGGCGGATGGCGCGCAGCAGTAGACAGACTGAAGCGGCTGTTCGTTAG
- a CDS encoding universal stress protein — protein MRINNVPIVFPTTAIDKGFALLPNVASFASSIGRPLRIIHVLSQRYRSYAERQMASALEALPSGNGLVYELLKIEKKQRRAILDEIATTTGGILAMLPTRHNFINRLLAMMSDYEKFMIEGPLPLLALPRNGALPTSIGRILFPLDLSPRSDDSLEQAADFAKSVGAELHLLHVFGDDRLLPSEMDMKARMAARSPRELYQIDKDHIQDLAERARTHDVNVIAATAEGRAHAAILNYCNAEKIDLVIMATHGPRTSEDIWKGTTTARVIQHANIPVIAIRC, from the coding sequence ATGCGCATCAATAATGTTCCGATTGTGTTCCCCACGACAGCAATCGACAAGGGTTTTGCGTTGCTGCCAAACGTTGCTTCATTTGCTTCGTCCATCGGAAGGCCCCTGCGCATCATCCACGTCCTCAGTCAACGCTACCGCAGTTATGCCGAACGGCAAATGGCGTCGGCGCTGGAAGCGCTTCCTTCCGGCAACGGTCTGGTCTACGAACTGCTCAAAATCGAAAAGAAGCAACGTCGCGCTATCCTCGACGAAATCGCAACCACGACCGGCGGCATTCTGGCGATGTTGCCCACGCGCCACAACTTCATCAACCGATTGCTGGCGATGATGAGCGACTATGAAAAGTTCATGATCGAGGGTCCGCTGCCGCTGCTAGCGCTCCCGCGCAACGGTGCGCTTCCGACTTCGATTGGGCGCATTCTCTTCCCGCTCGACCTTTCCCCGCGTTCTGATGATTCGCTTGAACAGGCCGCCGATTTTGCAAAGTCGGTTGGCGCTGAACTGCACCTGCTCCACGTCTTCGGCGACGACCGGTTGCTCCCATCCGAAATGGATATGAAAGCACGCATGGCTGCGCGCTCACCGCGTGAACTGTATCAGATCGACAAAGACCACATTCAGGATCTTGCAGAACGCGCCCGCACCCACGATGTCAACGTCATTGCCGCCACTGCCGAAGGTCGCGCGCATGCCGCCATTCTGAACTACTGCAACGCCGAGAAGATCGATCTTGTCATTATGGCGACTCATGGTCCGCGCACCAGCGAAGATATCTGGAAGGGCACCACCACGGCACGAGTCATTCAGCACGCCAACATCCCGGTCATTGCGATACGCTGTTGA
- a CDS encoding geranylgeranyl diphosphate reductase, with the protein MEPVLVVGASVGGATAADTLARAGVPVVMLERDTSYVKPCGGAVPPVAFTEFDLPETLISRKVHHALVHSPSERVVEIEVAGVHRSDQDYIAMCCREEFDCYIRQRAVQHGATLIEGQLIDLAFDKEGVTVTYRERFGGARQELRAVAVIGADGAYSTTAKLLGLPNLPRCIAIQQRIRLPASKMARWEDTADLYLGPEVSPDLYAWAFPKSDHVAVGIGTGPSHSKRARELLANLKRRISRDLEGGEVILEEAHALPMEPREHMAFERAMLIGDAAGLVVHTSGEGIYWAMKSGKMAAETLIASLPDASLAALRRYERRWWKTYGTMYRFLVWLQKWGYGNARQMEVFTDMCRNLDVQRLTFESYMHKSMTPVPWLAQLRMTADIIAAQVRHYLPRRRTGQPAVA; encoded by the coding sequence ATGGAACCAGTCCTCGTGGTAGGCGCATCGGTGGGAGGCGCGACGGCTGCCGATACGTTGGCGCGCGCAGGTGTGCCGGTGGTGATGCTCGAACGCGATACGTCGTATGTGAAGCCGTGTGGCGGCGCCGTGCCGCCGGTGGCGTTCACCGAGTTCGACTTGCCGGAAACATTGATCTCGCGCAAGGTGCATCACGCGCTGGTGCATTCACCGAGTGAACGGGTCGTTGAAATTGAGGTTGCCGGCGTCCATCGCTCCGATCAGGATTATATCGCCATGTGCTGCCGCGAGGAGTTTGACTGCTACATTCGTCAGCGTGCCGTGCAACATGGCGCAACCCTGATCGAAGGTCAACTGATCGATCTAGCGTTCGATAAGGAGGGTGTGACGGTAACCTACCGCGAGCGGTTCGGCGGTGCGCGTCAGGAACTGCGCGCTGTGGCGGTGATCGGTGCTGACGGGGCATACTCGACGACGGCAAAGCTGCTGGGTTTGCCCAATCTGCCGCGCTGCATCGCCATCCAGCAACGTATTCGCCTGCCTGCCAGCAAAATGGCGCGCTGGGAAGATACCGCCGATCTCTACCTGGGTCCTGAGGTCAGTCCCGATCTGTATGCCTGGGCGTTTCCCAAGAGCGACCACGTGGCCGTTGGGATCGGAACCGGACCGTCGCACAGCAAACGCGCCCGTGAATTGCTCGCCAATCTGAAGCGTCGGATTTCCCGCGATCTTGAGGGTGGCGAGGTCATCCTCGAAGAAGCGCATGCGCTGCCGATGGAGCCGCGTGAGCATATGGCGTTCGAGCGCGCTATGCTGATCGGCGATGCGGCGGGTCTGGTGGTGCATACATCGGGCGAAGGCATCTATTGGGCGATGAAGAGCGGCAAAATGGCGGCAGAGACGCTGATCGCCAGTCTGCCCGATGCGTCGCTCGCTGCGCTGCGGCGCTATGAGCGCCGGTGGTGGAAGACCTACGGCACAATGTACCGCTTCCTCGTCTGGCTCCAGAAATGGGGGTACGGGAACGCGCGGCAGATGGAAGTCTTCACCGATATGTGCCGCAATCTGGATGTGCAACGCCTGACGTTCGAGTCGTACATGCACAAGAGTATGACGCCGGTGCCGTGGCTGGCACAACTGCGTATGACGGCGGACATTATCGCTGCGCAGGTGCGTCACTACCTGCCACGCCGGCGGACGGGTCAACCGGCAGTCGCTTGA
- the bchY gene encoding chlorophyllide a reductase subunit Y, whose protein sequence is MEPIALSAEQPQGHTCKLHPQSMCPAFGSLRILSRIEGSHPVMATDTGCLYGLTFVTHFYGARKSILAPTLGSAELYSGEVVEGTRMAIEAAAREPGCRLVPVVSLCVAETAGMPEELLPRKVGDAEVVLVRVPAYAIHSHPEAKDVALEALLRRLGDRESPREERTVVVLGEVFPADQLAIDAILRRMGVEATIALPGRSIDDLRRAGRAAVLAPLHPFYKGVTRLYREWGASVAGGAPVGISGAYAWLKSIGALLDLDPALVDRVAEEEREKAQAVLAAKSLKGARVLVTGYEGTELAYARLLVEAGAEVPYVSTSIGVDPLSLPDELWLKARGTQEVAYRKALEEDMAALDRYAPDFVLGTTPFAAAAKERGIPAMYFTNQLASRPFFLSGGMAATIGFVAETLERANRYREMLAFFAE, encoded by the coding sequence ATGGAGCCAATCGCGCTGAGCGCTGAGCAGCCGCAGGGACACACGTGCAAACTGCATCCGCAGTCGATGTGCCCGGCGTTCGGTTCGTTGCGCATTCTGAGCCGGATCGAGGGGTCGCACCCTGTAATGGCCACCGATACGGGGTGTCTGTACGGCTTGACCTTTGTGACCCACTTCTACGGTGCGCGCAAGTCGATCCTGGCGCCGACGCTTGGCAGCGCCGAGTTATACTCCGGCGAGGTCGTCGAAGGGACGCGCATGGCGATTGAGGCAGCGGCGCGTGAGCCAGGGTGCCGCCTGGTGCCGGTCGTGTCGCTCTGTGTGGCTGAAACGGCAGGCATGCCGGAGGAATTGCTGCCGCGCAAGGTTGGCGATGCCGAGGTGGTGCTGGTGCGCGTGCCCGCCTATGCGATCCACTCACATCCCGAAGCCAAGGATGTGGCGCTCGAAGCGTTGCTGCGGCGATTGGGCGATCGCGAAAGTCCACGCGAGGAACGCACCGTTGTGGTGCTCGGCGAGGTCTTTCCCGCCGATCAACTGGCGATTGACGCCATCCTGCGGCGTATGGGGGTCGAGGCGACGATTGCGTTGCCGGGACGCTCAATCGATGACCTGCGGCGCGCCGGTCGCGCAGCGGTGCTGGCGCCGCTCCATCCGTTCTATAAGGGCGTGACGCGCCTGTATCGTGAATGGGGCGCATCGGTGGCTGGCGGTGCGCCGGTGGGCATTAGCGGCGCCTATGCCTGGCTCAAGTCGATTGGCGCTTTGCTCGACCTCGATCCGGCGCTGGTTGATCGGGTGGCGGAAGAGGAACGCGAGAAGGCGCAGGCGGTGCTGGCGGCAAAGTCGCTCAAGGGTGCGCGGGTGTTGGTGACCGGCTACGAAGGCACCGAACTGGCGTATGCGCGGTTGCTGGTCGAGGCGGGCGCCGAGGTTCCGTATGTCTCCACCTCGATTGGCGTCGATCCGCTGTCGCTCCCCGATGAACTGTGGTTGAAAGCGCGTGGGACGCAGGAGGTTGCCTATCGCAAGGCGCTGGAAGAGGATATGGCGGCGCTCGACCGGTATGCGCCCGATTTCGTATTGGGCACGACGCCGTTTGCGGCTGCGGCGAAAGAGCGCGGCATTCCGGCGATGTATTTCACCAATCAACTGGCGTCGCGTCCCTTCTTCCTGAGCGGCGGCATGGCTGCGACGATTGGGTTCGTGGCAGAAACGTTGGAGCGCGCCAACCGCTATCGTGAGATGCTTGCCTTTTTTGCGGAGTGA
- a CDS encoding DUF3623 family protein, which produces MPAYLALFVYAVLALGAAVILPALADRLSSGMFSWLFGVATVGVVAALVGLALTRNDLSLRGVYLAHLCATVVWVWMEIGCRTSAGGSARRLGFARRSPLWQEVMWVAPAAGIVALTWNGANQWGVWTFALFWWGHLSMRLTAYASAHTRDGGPLIWPPWFAAGLPPAQVLSAIFPLTVSATMAVGVWLAADALAYGLATVQGVGLALVAAQAMLVCAALWFDVLPVEVWVWRLRSFHRFADLWENGRHINSVSQ; this is translated from the coding sequence ATGCCAGCATATCTCGCGCTATTCGTTTATGCTGTTCTGGCGCTGGGCGCTGCGGTGATCCTGCCCGCACTCGCCGATCGTCTGTCGTCTGGCATGTTTTCGTGGCTGTTCGGAGTGGCGACGGTCGGGGTCGTTGCTGCGCTCGTCGGTCTGGCGCTGACCCGCAATGATCTGTCGCTCCGTGGCGTGTATCTCGCTCACCTGTGCGCAACTGTTGTATGGGTATGGATGGAAATCGGGTGTCGCACATCTGCCGGAGGCTCTGCGCGCCGTCTGGGGTTCGCGCGAAGAAGTCCGTTGTGGCAGGAGGTGATGTGGGTCGCGCCGGCGGCGGGGATTGTCGCACTCACATGGAATGGCGCCAATCAGTGGGGGGTGTGGACGTTCGCACTCTTCTGGTGGGGGCATCTGAGCATGCGCCTGACGGCGTATGCGTCTGCGCATACGCGCGATGGCGGTCCGCTGATCTGGCCCCCCTGGTTCGCTGCCGGATTGCCCCCTGCTCAGGTGTTGAGCGCAATCTTTCCGCTGACTGTCAGCGCAACAATGGCAGTGGGCGTCTGGTTGGCTGCGGACGCCCTGGCCTACGGACTGGCGACGGTGCAGGGGGTCGGGTTGGCGCTGGTCGCAGCTCAGGCAATGCTGGTGTGCGCGGCGCTCTGGTTTGATGTCCTGCCCGTCGAGGTGTGGGTCTGGCGGTTGCGATCCTTCCACAGGTTCGCAGACCTGTGGGAGAATGGGCGGCACATCAACAGCGTATCGCAATGA
- a CDS encoding DUF169 domain-containing protein — translation MECDLKYLNTLLVERMKVKRRPVAVTYCEDGPPPGYEPANVVACAIIREAEAGRRVYVDAHHHDCWVGQYHLGWLPDAGSLIVEGQYLTMAQGFFTEEGARRNKAQSSVLPAGSIAALAAAPLDDVPEGVSVDLLVCITDPMHAMQIAGAASVREGTFPIGELGPSACASIFATPRLKRNSVFTTGDGGGRMHNRVAAGEMFIAVPREHFRYIVELIENFRIDPEEMRRLIMPSHVRNGGDAS, via the coding sequence ATGGAATGTGATCTCAAATACCTGAACACACTGCTGGTCGAGCGGATGAAGGTCAAACGGCGACCGGTCGCAGTGACCTATTGCGAAGACGGTCCGCCGCCGGGGTATGAACCGGCGAACGTCGTGGCATGCGCGATTATTCGCGAAGCGGAAGCAGGACGGCGAGTGTATGTCGATGCGCACCATCACGATTGCTGGGTAGGGCAGTATCACCTCGGTTGGTTGCCGGACGCCGGGTCCCTTATTGTTGAGGGGCAGTATCTGACGATGGCGCAGGGTTTTTTTACAGAGGAAGGCGCTCGACGCAACAAGGCGCAGAGTTCGGTGTTGCCCGCCGGATCGATTGCTGCACTGGCGGCTGCGCCACTCGACGACGTGCCGGAAGGCGTGTCGGTCGATCTGCTGGTCTGCATCACCGATCCGATGCATGCCATGCAGATTGCCGGTGCGGCGTCGGTGCGCGAGGGGACCTTCCCGATCGGTGAGTTGGGTCCGTCGGCATGTGCATCGATCTTTGCGACGCCGCGCCTCAAACGCAATAGCGTCTTTACAACGGGTGATGGCGGCGGTCGGATGCACAACCGGGTGGCGGCCGGCGAAATGTTCATCGCCGTGCCACGCGAGCATTTCAGGTATATCGTCGAGTTGATCGAAAACTTCAGGATCGATCCTGAAGAGATGCGACGGTTGATTATGCCGTCGCATGTGCGGAATGGAGGCGACGCATCGTGA
- a CDS encoding chlorophyllide a reductase iron protein subunit X: MAPRMIAIYGKGGMGKSFFTSNLTARLAYDGYRVLQLGCDPKHDSCNTIFGGHSLPTLGDQWRLFREAGKEDQLSIGDVIFRNELRPGVVIFGCELGGPEVGRGCGGQGISTGFKVLENLGMSRWNLDFIVMDFLGDVVCGGFATPLARSLAEQVIILVGHDRQSLYAANNIARAAQYFRSMGGTTQILGLVVNRDDGSDTADQYAAAVGLPILTRVPLSRKVRELADACRLALEDEQFNQIFGDLAKRIARGELQPVDTYTPLSYDEFLRVFGAEEPPGRPDSARAEDLFGEKTPVFTVPILSLKPVIPQVQVTDPVQLKVQQMIEAIGMYVTDMVRSERDGITVTSGSVEIRLGEPQDLEHKVAFLSALRRSGQAFSFVDLRYADAPTYR, encoded by the coding sequence ATGGCGCCACGCATGATCGCAATTTACGGCAAAGGCGGGATGGGGAAGAGTTTCTTCACCTCCAATCTGACCGCGCGACTGGCATACGATGGCTATCGGGTGTTACAACTCGGCTGCGACCCGAAGCACGACTCGTGCAACACGATCTTCGGTGGGCATTCGTTGCCGACATTAGGCGATCAATGGCGCCTGTTCAGAGAGGCGGGTAAAGAGGATCAGTTGTCGATTGGCGACGTGATCTTCCGCAATGAATTGCGCCCCGGCGTCGTCATCTTTGGCTGTGAACTCGGCGGTCCCGAGGTCGGGCGTGGTTGCGGCGGGCAAGGAATCTCAACCGGCTTCAAGGTGCTCGAAAACCTGGGAATGAGCCGCTGGAACCTCGACTTCATCGTAATGGACTTTCTTGGTGATGTGGTGTGCGGCGGGTTCGCTACACCACTCGCTCGTTCGCTTGCCGAGCAGGTGATCATTCTCGTCGGACACGACCGCCAATCGCTCTACGCAGCGAACAATATTGCGCGCGCGGCGCAGTATTTCCGCTCGATGGGCGGCACGACCCAGATCCTGGGGTTGGTGGTGAACCGTGATGATGGCAGCGATACCGCCGATCAGTATGCTGCGGCAGTCGGGTTGCCGATCCTGACGCGCGTGCCGTTGAGCCGCAAGGTGCGTGAACTTGCCGATGCCTGTCGCCTGGCGCTGGAGGACGAACAGTTCAATCAAATCTTCGGCGATCTGGCGAAGCGTATTGCGCGCGGAGAATTGCAACCGGTCGATACGTATACGCCGCTGAGTTATGATGAGTTTCTGCGCGTGTTTGGCGCCGAAGAGCCGCCAGGAAGACCGGACTCGGCGCGCGCCGAGGACCTGTTCGGCGAGAAGACGCCGGTCTTTACCGTGCCTATCCTGTCGCTCAAGCCGGTCATTCCACAGGTGCAGGTGACCGATCCGGTGCAACTCAAAGTGCAGCAGATGATCGAAGCAATCGGTATGTATGTCACCGATATGGTGCGTAGTGAGCGCGATGGCATCACCGTCACCTCTGGTTCGGTCGAAATTCGATTGGGAGAGCCGCAGGACCTTGAACATAAAGTGGCGTTCCTTTCAGCGCTGCGGCGGTCAGGACAGGCGTTCAGTTTCGTCGATCTGCGCTACGCCGACGCGCCGACGTATCGGTGA
- the chlG gene encoding chlorophyll synthase ChlG has product MPESTAPTTPSRLTTSPTVMVRRSIELMKPVTWFAPSWAFLCGAIASGASQWTWTDVGRIALGVLLAGPILCGMSQVVNDYCDRDVDAINEPQRLIPSGLVSARQVFITVAVLVVLGLSIAMFLGQYVALMTAIGMVLAVIYSAGPIRAKRNGWAGNTIVAVSYEGLPWIAGHLAFAPLTFGSVLMAALFSLGAHGIMTINDFKSMEGDRVSGIRSIPVLYGEIAAAWTAFVTINVAQILVVMYFLHVRNWVIAAIIGALVLMQIPTQWKFFSIADPRKRAIFYNASGIAMFVWGMMAAAIGVR; this is encoded by the coding sequence ATGCCGGAATCAACTGCTCCGACTACGCCGTCCCGGTTGACAACCAGCCCAACGGTGATGGTGCGGCGCTCCATTGAACTGATGAAGCCGGTGACGTGGTTTGCGCCGTCGTGGGCTTTCTTGTGCGGCGCTATTGCCAGTGGCGCCAGTCAGTGGACGTGGACCGATGTGGGACGGATTGCGCTTGGTGTGCTGCTCGCCGGTCCGATCCTGTGCGGTATGTCGCAGGTCGTGAATGATTATTGCGACCGCGATGTCGATGCGATTAACGAGCCGCAGCGCCTGATTCCGTCAGGTCTGGTATCGGCGCGCCAGGTGTTCATTACGGTCGCTGTTTTGGTCGTGCTCGGTCTGAGCATTGCAATGTTCCTGGGGCAGTATGTTGCCCTGATGACGGCGATTGGCATGGTGCTGGCGGTGATCTATAGCGCGGGTCCGATCCGCGCCAAGCGCAATGGCTGGGCTGGCAATACGATTGTCGCAGTCTCCTACGAAGGGTTGCCCTGGATCGCTGGTCACCTGGCATTTGCGCCGTTGACGTTTGGTAGTGTGCTGATGGCGGCGCTCTTCTCGCTCGGCGCGCACGGCATCATGACGATCAACGATTTCAAGAGTATGGAAGGCGACCGGGTCAGCGGCATTCGTTCGATCCCGGTTTTGTACGGCGAGATTGCCGCAGCCTGGACGGCGTTTGTGACGATCAATGTGGCGCAGATTCTGGTGGTGATGTATTTCCTGCACGTGAGAAACTGGGTTATTGCCGCCATTATTGGCGCCCTGGTGCTCATGCAGATTCCAACGCAGTGGAAGTTCTTTTCGATTGCCGATCCACGCAAACGCGCCATTTTTTACAATGCCAGCGGTATCGCCATGTTTGTGTGGGGCATGATGGCGGCAGCGATTGGCGTGCGTTGA